The following are from one region of the Mesorhizobium sp. B2-8-5 genome:
- a CDS encoding quinone-dependent dihydroorotate dehydrogenase, whose amino-acid sequence MSVLDRIGQKLLFSFDPETAHGLSIAALRCGLPVGATTPRDARLKLSLCGLDFPNPLGMAAGYDKNAEVPDALLGLGFGFAEVGTVTPLPQPGNPKPRIFRLTADEAVINRLGFNNEGHAAAEKRLAARKGRPGIVGVNIGANKDSADRVADYERGVARFAPYASYLTVNISSPNTPGLRNMQAREQLGELLSRVMAARAAASAQPPVFLKIAPDLVESELEDIAAEVAEKKIDGVIVSNTTLARTGLRSATVAGEAGGLSGKPLFGRSTAVLARMRKLLGPDMAIIGVGGVDSTEAALEKIRAGADLVQLYTGMIYAGPALPGRIVAGMARFAEREHLKSIGELRDTGCASWSERL is encoded by the coding sequence ATGAGCGTGCTCGACCGGATCGGCCAGAAACTGCTTTTCTCCTTCGATCCGGAAACCGCTCACGGCCTGTCGATCGCGGCGCTGCGCTGCGGGCTTCCAGTCGGCGCGACGACGCCGCGCGACGCGCGGCTCAAGCTGAGCCTTTGCGGCCTCGATTTCCCGAACCCGCTCGGCATGGCCGCCGGCTACGACAAGAACGCCGAAGTGCCGGACGCGCTGCTGGGGCTTGGCTTCGGCTTCGCCGAGGTCGGCACCGTCACGCCGCTGCCGCAACCCGGCAACCCGAAGCCGCGCATCTTCCGGCTGACGGCTGACGAGGCGGTGATCAACCGGCTGGGCTTCAACAATGAAGGCCACGCGGCCGCCGAAAAACGGCTTGCCGCGCGCAAGGGGCGACCGGGGATCGTCGGCGTCAACATCGGCGCCAACAAGGACAGCGCCGACCGCGTCGCCGACTACGAGCGCGGCGTCGCCCGCTTCGCGCCCTATGCGAGCTATCTGACGGTCAACATCTCCTCGCCCAACACGCCAGGCCTGCGCAACATGCAGGCGCGCGAGCAGCTCGGCGAATTGCTGTCGCGGGTGATGGCCGCGCGTGCGGCCGCGTCGGCGCAACCGCCGGTTTTCCTCAAGATCGCGCCGGATCTCGTCGAGTCGGAACTCGAAGACATCGCCGCCGAGGTCGCCGAGAAGAAAATCGACGGCGTCATCGTCTCCAACACGACGCTGGCGCGGACCGGGTTGCGGAGCGCGACCGTGGCCGGTGAAGCCGGCGGCCTTTCGGGCAAGCCGCTGTTCGGGCGTTCCACCGCTGTGTTGGCCCGCATGCGCAAGCTGCTCGGACCCGACATGGCCATTATCGGTGTCGGCGGCGTCGATTCCACCGAGGCCGCATTGGAAAAGATCCGCGCCGGCGCCGACCTCGTCCAGCTCTACACCGGCATGATCTATGCCGGCCCGGCGCTGCCGGGGCGCATCGTTGCCGGCATGGCGCGCTTTGCGGAGAGGGAACACCTCAAATCCATCGGAGAGCTGCGCGACACCGGCTGCGCAAGCTGGTCCGAACGACTCTGA
- a CDS encoding PLP-dependent cysteine synthase family protein, translating into MAEILDSVVDSIGGTPLVRLDRLTAQAGVDGAILAKLEYLNPGFSKKDRAALGIIEEAERSGAIKPGQTVVELTSGNMGTGLAIICAVRGYPFVAVMSKGNSEERARMMTALGAEVILVDQLPGSVPGQVSGGDLALVEQAAKAVAAERGAYRADQFHRDGNWLAHYHGTGPEIWDASHGAIDAFVDFIGSGGTYAGVARALKERNPLIKCFIVEPEGAAAAAGETVTQPEHPIQGGGYAMPDLAFLNNAPVDGYLQISGDEAREATRLLARSEGIFGGFSSGANVAAALRLLRGDQSGKAIAVVICDSGLKYLSTDLWG; encoded by the coding sequence ATGGCCGAAATTCTGGACTCCGTCGTGGACTCGATCGGTGGAACGCCATTGGTCCGGCTCGACAGGCTGACGGCGCAGGCGGGCGTCGACGGCGCAATCCTCGCCAAGCTGGAATATCTCAATCCGGGCTTTTCCAAGAAGGACCGTGCGGCACTTGGAATAATCGAGGAGGCCGAGAGATCCGGCGCCATCAAGCCGGGTCAAACGGTGGTCGAGCTTACCTCCGGAAACATGGGCACGGGGCTCGCCATCATCTGCGCCGTCAGGGGTTACCCCTTCGTCGCGGTGATGTCGAAGGGCAACTCCGAAGAGCGTGCACGCATGATGACGGCGCTCGGCGCGGAAGTCATCCTCGTGGACCAGCTGCCGGGGTCGGTGCCGGGGCAGGTCTCGGGTGGCGACCTGGCGCTCGTCGAGCAGGCCGCCAAAGCGGTTGCGGCGGAACGTGGCGCGTACCGCGCCGACCAGTTCCATCGCGACGGGAACTGGCTTGCGCATTATCACGGAACCGGACCGGAAATCTGGGACGCCAGCCATGGCGCCATCGATGCATTCGTCGACTTCATCGGCTCGGGCGGCACATATGCCGGGGTGGCAAGGGCGCTGAAGGAACGCAACCCTCTGATCAAGTGCTTCATCGTCGAGCCGGAGGGCGCCGCGGCCGCCGCGGGCGAGACGGTCACCCAGCCCGAGCACCCCATTCAAGGCGGCGGCTACGCCATGCCGGACCTGGCATTCCTGAACAACGCGCCCGTTGATGGTTATCTTCAGATTTCCGGCGATGAAGCACGCGAGGCCACGCGCCTGCTCGCGCGCAGCGAAGGTATCTTCGGCGGCTTCTCCTCGGGAGCGAATGTGGCCGCCGCGCTGCGTCTCCTGCGCGGCGATCAATCAGGCAAGGCGATCGCTGTCGTGATTTGCGATTCCGGCCTGAAGTACCTCTCGACCGATCTCTGGGGCTGA
- a CDS encoding PAS-domain containing protein produces the protein MLGWFVVIIAIAYVTLLFAIASVGDRRAATIGLGRARPFIYALSLAIYCTSWTFFGSVGLSSERGLEFLGIYTGPVLVFVFGFPLLSRMIRLAKSEKITSIADFLGARYGKSFTVAAIATLIATIGAVPYIALQLKAISGSVSLMVEHYTGSPPSFDPFVSDISLVVAMLLALFAVLFGTRHADATEHQDGLVLAVAVETVVKLAAFLAIGLMVTFLIFGGPGDMFAKLAGNGQVRQAMSYSTSLATWLVLTGLSGFAVLMLPRQFYVTIVENRSEAELRTATWVFPLYLVAINLFVLPIAFAGLSLVGARTSSDLYVLSLPLLSGHDLLAMTAFVGGLSAATAMVIVESVALSIMISNDLVIPLFVRRVLKTSSSENEDWSTLILNVRRASIFIMLFIAFLYYRESTNSARLSSIGLMSFAAIAQFSPALIGGLIWRRANGRGAALGMVAGIAVWGYTLLLPSLVGPSTDIVVHGLFGFEALRPQALFGTVGEPLNHGVLWSLSVNALFFVLGSLSRASVPLERIQAAIFVPREAGPMPSLRRFRTAVTVNDLKDTISRYLGVERTERSFQSFERDAKVSLHGTEQASMDAIRFSEQLLASAVGSSSARLILSLLFRRNDRDSKDAFKLLDDATEALQHNRDLLQIALDQMEQGITVFDRDFRLICWNRQYRLLFDLPDEMGQVGVSLDRILRHLAERGDIPGDQRVTMLNRLTSFAGPWQMELRTSGRILELRSNPMPDGGIVATYADISGRVEQDLALKRANESLEQRVKTRTIELTRVNEELAQAQMLAEEANLGKTRFLAAAGHDILQPLNAARLYCSSLIEKAGKGPAGKAAINIESSLESVETILGAVLDISRLDAGAMKPDNAAFNLGGLLGQIGNDFRPLAAEKKLELTIIPSSLGVMTDRNLLRRLIQNLVSNAIKYTRQGRILVGVRRRGELAEIQVIDTGIGIAGDKLNTVFHEFTRLDEGVREAEGLGLGLSIVDRIARVLRLEIRIYSNPGRGTRFSVILPVAAVAAPPREAGKAPARSASTLAGLNVLCIDNDARILDGMRLLLEGWGCHVETASGSGDLLKPGAPKPDLVLADYHLDGGTGLDAIATLRAAYGRDLACVLVTADRSSEVRAAAGRLDIPLVNKPLKPAVLRSMMARVRPLAPAAE, from the coding sequence GTGTTAGGCTGGTTCGTCGTCATCATCGCGATCGCCTATGTGACGCTGCTTTTCGCCATCGCCAGCGTCGGCGACCGGCGTGCGGCTACTATCGGCCTGGGCCGGGCACGGCCTTTCATCTATGCGCTCAGCCTTGCCATCTACTGCACGTCCTGGACCTTCTTCGGCTCGGTCGGCCTGTCCTCCGAGCGCGGCCTCGAATTCCTCGGCATCTATACCGGCCCGGTGCTGGTGTTCGTGTTCGGCTTCCCGCTGCTCAGCCGCATGATCCGGCTGGCAAAAAGCGAGAAGATCACCTCGATCGCCGACTTCCTCGGCGCCCGCTACGGCAAGAGCTTCACCGTCGCGGCGATCGCGACACTGATCGCGACCATCGGCGCGGTGCCCTATATCGCGCTGCAGCTGAAGGCGATCTCGGGCTCCGTCAGCCTGATGGTCGAGCACTATACCGGCTCGCCGCCCTCCTTCGATCCGTTCGTCAGCGATATCTCGCTCGTGGTGGCGATGCTTTTGGCGCTGTTCGCGGTGCTGTTCGGCACCCGCCATGCCGACGCCACGGAACATCAGGACGGCCTGGTGCTCGCGGTGGCGGTCGAGACCGTGGTCAAGCTCGCCGCCTTTCTCGCCATCGGCCTGATGGTGACGTTCCTGATCTTCGGCGGGCCCGGCGACATGTTCGCCAAGCTCGCCGGAAACGGCCAGGTGCGCCAGGCCATGAGCTACAGCACCTCTTTGGCCACCTGGCTGGTGCTGACCGGCCTGAGCGGCTTTGCCGTGCTGATGCTGCCGCGACAGTTCTACGTCACCATCGTCGAGAACCGCAGCGAGGCGGAGTTGCGCACGGCGACCTGGGTGTTCCCGCTTTATCTGGTGGCGATCAACCTCTTCGTGCTGCCGATCGCCTTTGCCGGCCTGTCGCTGGTCGGCGCCAGGACCAGCAGCGACCTTTACGTGCTGTCGCTGCCGCTGCTCAGCGGGCATGACCTGCTGGCGATGACCGCTTTTGTCGGCGGCCTGTCGGCGGCGACCGCCATGGTGATCGTCGAGAGCGTCGCGCTGTCGATCATGATCTCCAACGATCTCGTCATCCCGCTGTTCGTGCGGCGCGTGCTCAAGACCAGTTCCTCGGAGAACGAGGACTGGTCGACGCTCATCCTCAATGTGCGCCGCGCCTCGATCTTCATCATGCTGTTCATCGCCTTCCTCTATTATCGCGAGAGCACCAACAGCGCGCGGCTGTCGTCGATCGGCCTGATGTCGTTTGCGGCGATCGCGCAATTCTCGCCCGCGCTGATCGGCGGCCTGATCTGGCGCCGCGCCAATGGCCGGGGCGCCGCGCTCGGCATGGTCGCTGGCATCGCCGTCTGGGGTTACACGCTGCTGCTCCCCTCGCTCGTCGGTCCCTCTACCGACATCGTCGTCCACGGCCTGTTCGGCTTCGAGGCGCTGAGGCCGCAGGCGCTGTTCGGCACCGTCGGCGAGCCGCTGAACCATGGCGTGCTGTGGAGCCTCTCGGTCAACGCGCTGTTTTTTGTCCTCGGCTCCCTGTCCCGCGCATCCGTGCCGCTGGAGCGCATCCAGGCGGCGATCTTCGTGCCGCGCGAGGCCGGCCCGATGCCGAGCCTCAGGCGCTTCCGCACTGCCGTCACCGTCAACGACCTGAAAGATACGATCTCGCGCTATCTCGGCGTCGAGCGCACGGAGCGCTCGTTCCAGTCCTTCGAAAGGGACGCGAAAGTCTCCCTGCACGGTACCGAACAGGCCAGCATGGATGCCATCCGCTTCTCGGAGCAACTGCTGGCAAGCGCCGTCGGCTCTTCCTCGGCGCGGCTGATCCTGTCGCTGCTCTTCCGCCGCAACGACCGCGACTCCAAGGATGCCTTCAAGCTGCTCGACGACGCCACCGAGGCGCTGCAGCACAATCGCGACTTGCTTCAGATCGCGCTCGACCAGATGGAGCAAGGCATCACCGTCTTCGATCGCGATTTCCGGTTGATCTGCTGGAACCGGCAATACCGGCTGCTGTTCGACCTGCCGGACGAGATGGGCCAGGTCGGCGTCTCGCTCGACCGGATCCTGCGCCATCTCGCCGAGCGCGGCGACATTCCCGGCGACCAGCGTGTGACGATGCTCAACCGGCTGACCAGCTTCGCCGGCCCGTGGCAGATGGAGCTGAGGACCAGCGGCCGCATCCTTGAGCTGCGCTCCAACCCCATGCCCGATGGTGGCATCGTCGCCACCTATGCCGACATTTCCGGCCGCGTCGAACAGGACCTGGCGCTGAAGCGGGCCAATGAATCGCTGGAGCAGCGGGTCAAGACCCGCACCATCGAACTCACCCGCGTCAACGAGGAGCTGGCGCAGGCGCAGATGCTGGCCGAGGAGGCAAACCTCGGCAAGACGCGCTTCCTCGCCGCCGCCGGCCACGACATCCTGCAGCCGCTCAATGCCGCCCGGCTCTATTGCTCGTCGCTGATCGAGAAGGCCGGCAAGGGACCGGCCGGCAAGGCGGCGATCAACATCGAATCCTCGCTGGAATCGGTCGAGACCATCCTCGGCGCGGTGCTCGACATCTCGCGGCTCGACGCTGGCGCCATGAAGCCCGACAACGCCGCCTTCAATCTCGGCGGACTGCTCGGCCAGATCGGCAATGATTTCCGCCCGCTTGCCGCTGAGAAGAAGCTCGAACTCACGATCATCCCATCCTCGCTCGGCGTCATGACCGACCGCAACCTGCTGCGCCGGCTGATCCAGAACCTCGTTTCCAACGCCATCAAATACACGCGCCAGGGCCGCATCCTGGTTGGAGTGCGGCGACGCGGCGAACTGGCCGAGATCCAGGTGATCGACACCGGCATCGGCATTGCCGGCGACAAGCTCAACACGGTCTTCCACGAGTTCACGCGCCTCGACGAGGGCGTGCGCGAGGCCGAAGGCCTTGGCCTGGGGCTCTCCATCGTCGACCGTATCGCCAGGGTGCTGAGGCTCGAGATCCGCATCTACTCCAACCCCGGCAGGGGCACGCGTTTTTCCGTCATCCTGCCGGTCGCGGCGGTCGCCGCGCCGCCGCGCGAGGCCGGCAAGGCGCCGGCCCGCTCCGCCTCGACGCTTGCCGGGCTCAATGTGTTGTGCATCGACAATGACGCGCGCATCCTCGACGGCATGCGGCTGCTGCTCGAAGGCTGGGGATGCCATGTCGAGACGGCTTCGGGATCAGGCGATCTGCTGAAGCCCGGCGCGCCGAAGCCGGACCTCGTGCTGGCAGATTACCATCTCGACGGCGGCACCGGCCTCGATGCGATCGCCACACTGCGCGCCGCCTACGGACGGGACCTTGCCTGCGTGCTGGTCACCGCCGACCGCTCCAGCGAGGTGCGCGCGGCTGCCGGCCGGCTCGACATTCCGCTCGTCAACAAGCCGCTGAAGCCGGCGGTGCTGCGCTCGATGATGGCGCGCGTCAGGCCGCTGGCGCCGGCGGCGGAATGA
- a CDS encoding response regulator transcription factor produces MPSGHTFVIADDHPLFRGALKEALAGIGDVAAIHEAGDFESAKALVLANEDVDMVLLDLSMPGASGLSGLIALRGIHPAVPLVVVSAHDDPVTIRRALDLGASGFISKSASMEEIRGAVQAVLAGDIAAPTGVELGVERDPEISDLIKRLQALTPQQTRVLGMLAEGLLNKQIAYELGVSEATIKAHVSAILQKLGVDSRTQAVIQLSKIGGDPLQPVG; encoded by the coding sequence TTGCCGTCGGGCCACACTTTCGTCATTGCCGACGACCATCCGCTTTTTCGCGGCGCGCTGAAGGAGGCGCTGGCCGGCATCGGCGACGTTGCCGCCATCCATGAGGCCGGCGATTTCGAAAGCGCCAAGGCGCTGGTGCTCGCCAACGAGGATGTCGACATGGTGCTGCTCGACCTGTCGATGCCGGGCGCCAGCGGTCTCTCCGGCCTGATCGCGCTGCGCGGCATCCATCCGGCGGTGCCGCTGGTGGTGGTATCGGCGCATGACGATCCCGTCACCATCCGCCGCGCGCTCGATCTCGGCGCTTCCGGCTTCATCTCCAAATCGGCGAGCATGGAAGAGATACGCGGCGCCGTGCAGGCGGTGCTTGCCGGCGATATCGCCGCGCCCACCGGCGTCGAGCTGGGCGTCGAGCGCGATCCGGAAATCTCCGACCTGATCAAGCGGCTGCAGGCGCTGACGCCACAGCAGACGCGGGTGCTCGGCATGCTGGCGGAGGGCCTGCTCAACAAGCAGATCGCCTATGAGCTCGGCGTTTCCGAAGCCACCATCAAGGCGCATGTCTCGGCCATCCTGCAGAAGCTCGGCGTCGATAGCCGCACCCAGGCCGTCATCCAGCTTTCGAAGATCGGCGGCGACCCGCTGCAGCCGGTTGGCTGA
- a CDS encoding DUF952 domain-containing protein: MSQIIYKIAPEALWREAEKNGRFIGAPIDIADGFIHFSTAGQVRETAAKHFAGQTDLLLIAIDGTKLGEALKYEVSRGGALFPHLYAALALDAVLWVKPLPHGAGGHEFPALEGE, from the coding sequence ATGTCTCAGATTATCTACAAGATTGCCCCCGAGGCGCTTTGGCGCGAAGCCGAGAAGAACGGGCGCTTCATCGGCGCGCCGATCGACATCGCCGACGGCTTCATCCATTTCTCCACCGCCGGCCAGGTGCGCGAGACGGCGGCCAAGCATTTCGCCGGCCAGACGGACCTGCTGCTGATCGCCATCGACGGGACCAAACTGGGCGAGGCGCTGAAATACGAGGTGTCGCGCGGCGGTGCCTTGTTCCCGCATCTCTACGCCGCGCTCGCTCTCGATGCCGTTCTCTGGGTGAAGCCGCTGCCGCACGGCGCCGGTGGCCACGAATTCCCGGCGCTGGAGGGCGAATGA